The Polaromonas sp. SP1 DNA window CGAAGAGCGGCACCAGGTCCACCAGCCGGCGCTGCATGCTGGCCACGCGCACATTGCGCGTCATGATCTGCCCCACGACTTCCGGTTTTTCCGAGTACACGCTGCGTGTGCTGCGCACCAGCTTGCGCAGCTTTTCGTCAAAGCCTGTGTAAACGTCGAGCTCGGCCGCACGCATGAAGTCGGCATGCGTGATGATGCCGGCGATGCGAAAGTAGCGGTCCACCACGGGCAGCGCCTTGATGCGGCGCTCACGCAGCAGCGCCCAGGCTTCCTCCAGGGAGGTGCCGAACTCCACCGTCACAAGGTCGCGCGACATGATGTCTGCGCAGCGCACTTCAGCCAGCTTGCGGTCGTAGGCGCGCAATCGCGTTTCGGCCAGCAGCGTCTTGAGGTCGTCACGGCTGACGTCGAGCACCTGGTTGTAGCGCGCCAGCACGGCGTCCAGATCGGCGTCGAGCTGCCGGTCTGCAGCCGAGCCGGCAGGGCTTGGTGCGGCCAGTTGCGTGTGCGGGTAGGGCCTGCGCGTGGCGTTGTTGTAGGCAATGCCGACGGCCACCAGCAGCGCCGAATTGACCATCACCGGGAAGAAGGCATACATCGGGTCGGAGACGCCGCCCAGCATCACCATCAGGGCCGTCGCGCCGCCCGGCGGGTGCAGGCAGCGCAGCGCCAGCATGAGCGCGATGGCCGTCGCCACACCCAGCGCGGCCGCAAGTTCAGGCGAGCCCAGCAGGTGCGCGCCATGCACGCCGGCAATGCCGACAAGGGCCGACAGGGTGTTGCCGCCCACCACGTTCCAGGGCTGGGCCATCGGGCTGGCCGGCACGGCATACACCAGCACGGCGCTGGCGCCCAGCGGCGCCACCAGCCAGGGCAGGCCGGGAACCATTCTGTCGGCCAGGTGGCACAGCAGCGCCGTCACAAAAATGCCCAGCAGCGAGCCGATGACAATGCGCAGGCGCTCGCGGCTGTTGATGCGCGTTCGCGCAGGCCGGAAGCCCCGCCACCAGGCGCGCGTGAAGAAGGCGGCGCGTTGCGTCAAACCGGTCACCAGGCGCGAGGCAGGTCAGCCGCGGGCGCGTTGGTACAGGCCCTGAACCTTGGGCACATTGGCCTGCAGTTGCTGGATGCGCTCGGGGCCCGAGGGGTGCGTGGACAGAAAGCTCGGGCCACTGGAGCCGCCGCCGGCCTGCCCCATCTTTTCCCAAAGGCTGACGGCCGCCTGCGGGTTGTAGCCGCCGCGTGCGGCCAGTTCCAGGCCGACCAGGTCGGCGTCTTTTTCGTCGTCGCGGCTAAAGCGCAAGGTCAGCAACTGCGTGCCGATATTGGCCGCCAGGTCACCCATGTCGCCCAGGCCGAGCAATTGCGCGCCCAGCGACAGCAGCGTGCCGGTGCCCTGGCTCTTGGCGATGCGGGCACGCGCGTGTTCGCGCAGCGCATGCGCCATTTCGTGGCCCATGATCATGGCCGCTTCGTCGTCGGTGAGCTTGAGCTGGTCGAGGATGCCGGTGTAGAAGGCGATCTTGCCGCCCGGCATGCAGAACGCATTGATCTGTTTGCTGCCCAGCAGGTTGACCTCCCATCGCCACTGTTTGGCGCGGTCGTTCCATTGGGCGGTCTGCGGCACGAGCTTGGCGGCGATGGTGCGCAGGCGCTGCAGTTGCGGGTTGCCGGCCGGCGCAAGTGCACCCTTGGCGCGGGCCTCGGCCAGCAGCTTGCTGTACTCCTGCGTGGCGGCCGCTTCAATTTCATCGGCTGGCACGAGGTTGCGCAATTGAGAGGAGGGACCTACATCCACCTGCGCGCGCAGCGGGGTCGTGGCTGCGGTCGCGGCAGCGCCCGCAGCCGCCAGCAGAAATGCCCGGCGGCCAGCCCAGGCGGAGTGTTTGGCCTCACATAAAAAGCACATGCGTGAATAATAGTCACAAAACGAAATGCCCATGTCAGACAAAACCCCCTCCTCCGGACTGCCCGTCCCCCCTTCCACCGGTCCCAAAAGTTCATGGCGCGATGTCTGGCACGTGTATGCCGAAGCGGCCACGCTGCGCATGCTGTTCCTGGGGTTCTCCGCCGGTCTGCCGCTGCTGCTGGTGTTCGGCACCTTGAGTTTCTGGCTGCGCGAGGCCGGCATAGACCGCACCACCATCGGCTACCTGAGCTGGGTGGGCCTGGCCTACGGCTTTAAATGGGTCTGGGCGCCGCTGGTGGACCGCCTGCCGATTCCGCTGCTGACGCGCCTGCTCGGGCGCCGCCGCAGCTGGCTTCTGCTGTCGCAGGCGGTGATCATCGCGGCGCTGGTGGGCATGGCGCTCACAGACCCGAAGGTGGCGCTGCAGCCCGTGGTGTGGTGCGCGCTGGCCGTGGCCTTTGGCTCGGCCACGCAAGACATCGCCCTGGATGCCTTTCGCATCGAGTCGGCCGATACGCAGCGCCAGGCGGCGCTGGCGGCTGCCTATCAGACGGGCTACCGCATCGCCATGATCTGGGCCGGCGCCGGCGCGCTGTGGATTGCCGCACGCGCAGAAATGGGCAACGCCGCCACCTACCAGCACGGCGCCTGGCAGGTGGCCTACCTGGCCATGGCGGGCTCGATGCTGCTGGGCGTGGCGACCGTGCTGCTGTCGCCCGAGCCCGCCGCCCGCGTGCTGCCGCGCGCGCGCAACGCGGCGGAGTGGCTCAAGACCGCGCTGGTCGACCCTTTTGCCGACTTCCTGCGCCGCTACGGCAAACAGGCGCTTTTGATCCTGGCACTGATCGCGATTTACCGCATCAGCGATGTCGTCATGGGCATCATGGCCAACCCGTTTTATGTCGACATGGGCTACACCAAGGACGAAGTGGCCGCGGTGACCAAGATTTACGGCGTCGTCATGACGCTGGCCGGCGCCTTTGTGGGCGGCGCGCTGGCCATGCGCTTTGGCGTGATGCGCGTGCTGATGCTGGGCGCCATCCTCAGCGCCGGCAGCAACCTGCTGTTTGCCTGGCTGGGCACGCGCGGGCATGACGTCAACGCGCTGATCTTTGTAATCTCGGCCGACAACCTCTCCAGCGGCATCGCCTCGGCAGCCTTCATCGCCTATCTGTCGAGCCTGACCAACGTCAATTATTCGGCCACCCAGTACGCGCTGTTCAGCTCGATGATGCTGCTGCTGCCGAAGTTTCTGGCCGGCTATTCGGGCAAGTATGTAGACACCTACGGTTACACCCATTTCTTCACCGCGACCGCGCTGCTGGGCCTGCCGGTGCTGGTTCTGGTGGCCTTGGCTTCAAGGCAAAAACCGCCTCCAGCCCAATAGCAGCATTGGGTTATAGCTATCAATTTGGTAGCAAATAAACAAGCCTCCGCCCTGCCGTTCGAGGGAGTATGCTGGGGCTTGCCGCCCCGGTTTACCGTATCTTTACGATGGCTTCAAGCGGGATTTTTGTGTGCAGCGCACCATGAACTTCACTGTGCTCCGCCCACGGGGCGGCACACCTGCAACAGAGGACCTCCCATGACCCAACAGCTTTTGATGATTGAAGACGACGCCCGCCTGGCCAACATGGTGGGCGAATACCTGCGCCAGTCGGGCTATGGCTTTACCCATGCCGCCGACGGCGCCAGCGGCCTGGCCGCACTCGAAGCCGGCACGCCCGACCTGGTCATCCTGGACCTGATGCTGCCCGACATGGACGGCCTGGAAGTCTGCCGCCGCATCAAGGGCCAGGGCAGCGACACCGCCAACACGGCCGTGCTGATGCTCACCGCCAAGGGCGACCCGATGGACCGCATCGTCGGCCTGGAAATCGGCGCCGACGACTACCTGCCCAAGCCCTTTGAGCCGCGCGAACTGCTGGCGCGCATCCGTGCGGTGCTGCGCCGCGGCGCGGAAACCGGCGCGGCAGCCTCCAGCGGCAGCCACAAGGTCATGCGCTTCGGCTCGCTCGAGATCGACCGCGACGCGCGCACGGTCTCGGTGTCGGGCTCCCCCTGCGAGCTGACGTCCTACCAGTTCGACCTGCTGGTGGCGCTGGCCGAGCGCGCCGGCCGCGTGCTCAGCCGCGACCAGATCATGGAAGCCGTGCGCGGACGCGAGCTCGAGGCTTTTGACCGCTCCATCGACGTCCATATGGGCCGCATCCGCAGCGCCATCGAAACCGACGCCAAGGACCCCAAGCGCATCCTCACCGTGCGCGGCGTCGGCTACGTGTTCGCCAAGCAGCAGGACTAGATTTTTATGTGGGGCCGTTTTACTTCGCACCTGTACGTACGGATATGGCTGGCGGTGGTCGCCACCGTCGTGGTGCTGACCTTCCTCGTGGGCGCAGCCTGGCGGCTGAGCGCCGACCCGCCGCAACTGCCGATCCGCGAGGTGCTGGTGCACAACGACAGAGGCGAAGTCATCGGCACGGCGCAGACCAAGCCTGACCGCAAGCTCGGCGACGGCCTGGAGTTTGACGTCGTGACCAAAGACGGCCAATCGCTGAACCTGGTGCTGCCGCGGCCCAAACGGCCTCCGGGCGGCAGCCCCTGGAACAAGCCGCCCTTCGGTTTCGGCTGGATGCTGGTGGTGGTCGGGCTGGCCGTGGCGCTGGGCGCTTACCCGGTCATGCGCCGGCTGACGCAGCGGCTGGAGGCCCTGCAGCGCGGCGTCGAGCGCTGGGGCGCCGGCGACCTGTCGGCACGCGTCAATGCCAGCGGTACCGACGAGGTGGCTTTTCTGGCCAGACGCTTTAACCACGCGGCCGAACGCATCGAGACCCTGATGGAGTCGCACAAGTCGCTGCTCGCCAACGCGTCGCACGAGCTGCGCTCCCCGCTGGCGCGCATCCGCATGGGGCTTGAATTGATGGGCACGGACGCCGCTTCGCCGCAACGCAAAGAGATTTCGCGCAGCATCACCGAACTCGACCAGCTGATCGACGAAATCCTGCTGGCCAGCCGGCTGGACGCCAAACAGGCCGATGCCGAACCTTTTGAAAGCCTGGACCTGACCGGCCTGGCTGCCGAAGAATGCGCCCGCGTCAACGCCGAGTTGAGCGCCGAGCTGGGCAACCGCGACAGCGCCGGAATGGGCCTGGACGCTGCCAGCCACAGCCTGACGGTGCAGGGCTCGCCGCGCCTCTTGCGCCGGCTCATCCGTAACCTGCTCGAAAACGCCCGCCGCTACAGCACCGGCGAAATCAACCTGGAGCTGGCCCAGGCACGCGCCGGCAACCGTCAGCTGGCCATCGTCAAGGTGCACGACCGCGGCCCGGGTGTCCCGGCCGACCAGCGCGAGCGCATTTTTGAGCCGTTTTACCGCCTGCCCGGTGCCAGCGAACGCGAGGGCGGCGTCGGCCTGGGCCTGGCCCTGGTCAAATCGATCAGCCAGCGCCATGGCGGCAGCGTGCGCTGCGAAGAGCGGCCCGGCGGCGGCGCGTCTTTTGTGGTGGAGCTGCCGGTCGCCCATTGATGGCCAATGAAGAA harbors:
- a CDS encoding MFS transporter gives rise to the protein MSDKTPSSGLPVPPSTGPKSSWRDVWHVYAEAATLRMLFLGFSAGLPLLLVFGTLSFWLREAGIDRTTIGYLSWVGLAYGFKWVWAPLVDRLPIPLLTRLLGRRRSWLLLSQAVIIAALVGMALTDPKVALQPVVWCALAVAFGSATQDIALDAFRIESADTQRQAALAAAYQTGYRIAMIWAGAGALWIAARAEMGNAATYQHGAWQVAYLAMAGSMLLGVATVLLSPEPAARVLPRARNAAEWLKTALVDPFADFLRRYGKQALLILALIAIYRISDVVMGIMANPFYVDMGYTKDEVAAVTKIYGVVMTLAGAFVGGALAMRFGVMRVLMLGAILSAGSNLLFAWLGTRGHDVNALIFVISADNLSSGIASAAFIAYLSSLTNVNYSATQYALFSSMMLLLPKFLAGYSGKYVDTYGYTHFFTATALLGLPVLVLVALASRQKPPPAQ
- a CDS encoding M48 family metallopeptidase, which translates into the protein MCFLCEAKHSAWAGRRAFLLAAAGAAATAATTPLRAQVDVGPSSQLRNLVPADEIEAAATQEYSKLLAEARAKGALAPAGNPQLQRLRTIAAKLVPQTAQWNDRAKQWRWEVNLLGSKQINAFCMPGGKIAFYTGILDQLKLTDDEAAMIMGHEMAHALREHARARIAKSQGTGTLLSLGAQLLGLGDMGDLAANIGTQLLTLRFSRDDEKDADLVGLELAARGGYNPQAAVSLWEKMGQAGGGSSGPSFLSTHPSGPERIQQLQANVPKVQGLYQRARG
- a CDS encoding response regulator encodes the protein MTQQLLMIEDDARLANMVGEYLRQSGYGFTHAADGASGLAALEAGTPDLVILDLMLPDMDGLEVCRRIKGQGSDTANTAVLMLTAKGDPMDRIVGLEIGADDYLPKPFEPRELLARIRAVLRRGAETGAAASSGSHKVMRFGSLEIDRDARTVSVSGSPCELTSYQFDLLVALAERAGRVLSRDQIMEAVRGRELEAFDRSIDVHMGRIRSAIETDAKDPKRILTVRGVGYVFAKQQD
- a CDS encoding HPP family protein yields the protein MTQRAAFFTRAWWRGFRPARTRINSRERLRIVIGSLLGIFVTALLCHLADRMVPGLPWLVAPLGASAVLVYAVPASPMAQPWNVVGGNTLSALVGIAGVHGAHLLGSPELAAALGVATAIALMLALRCLHPPGGATALMVMLGGVSDPMYAFFPVMVNSALLVAVGIAYNNATRRPYPHTQLAAPSPAGSAADRQLDADLDAVLARYNQVLDVSRDDLKTLLAETRLRAYDRKLAEVRCADIMSRDLVTVEFGTSLEEAWALLRERRIKALPVVDRYFRIAGIITHADFMRAAELDVYTGFDEKLRKLVRSTRSVYSEKPEVVGQIMTRNVRVASMQRRLVDLVPLFGSTGHHHIPIIGEGERLVGIITQSDLVATLGKAVDPAS
- a CDS encoding ATP-binding protein, whose protein sequence is MWGRFTSHLYVRIWLAVVATVVVLTFLVGAAWRLSADPPQLPIREVLVHNDRGEVIGTAQTKPDRKLGDGLEFDVVTKDGQSLNLVLPRPKRPPGGSPWNKPPFGFGWMLVVVGLAVALGAYPVMRRLTQRLEALQRGVERWGAGDLSARVNASGTDEVAFLARRFNHAAERIETLMESHKSLLANASHELRSPLARIRMGLELMGTDAASPQRKEISRSITELDQLIDEILLASRLDAKQADAEPFESLDLTGLAAEECARVNAELSAELGNRDSAGMGLDAASHSLTVQGSPRLLRRLIRNLLENARRYSTGEINLELAQARAGNRQLAIVKVHDRGPGVPADQRERIFEPFYRLPGASEREGGVGLGLALVKSISQRHGGSVRCEERPGGGASFVVELPVAH